Proteins encoded in a region of the Streptomyces sp. NBC_01298 genome:
- a CDS encoding SHOCT domain-containing protein → MNTLTTLAYDGPGPWILFFPLIWAAVVVAAVTVLRRTVWRGRRGPWQARAAAYGERSPIAVLGRRFASGEIDEDEYWRRLSVLDEQFGRLSKGGAA, encoded by the coding sequence ATGAACACCCTCACCACCCTCGCGTACGACGGGCCCGGCCCGTGGATCCTGTTCTTCCCGCTGATCTGGGCGGCCGTGGTGGTCGCCGCCGTCACCGTGCTGCGCCGCACCGTGTGGCGCGGCCGCCGGGGCCCGTGGCAGGCGCGCGCAGCCGCGTACGGCGAGCGGTCCCCGATCGCGGTCCTCGGCCGGCGCTTCGCCTCCGGCGAGATCGACGAGGACGAGTACTGGCGGCGGCTGTCCGTCCTGGACGAGCAGTTCGGCCGCCTCTCCAAGGGCGGTGCGGCATGA
- a CDS encoding GNAT family N-acetyltransferase, translating into MQYFPYLVEGARIGLRPYRPTDAQEFTARTRESRGLHHPWLSPPATEEAYQAYAAPLIAAAGRAGFLVCERESGAIAGFVNVNNIVLGAFRCGALGYGAFAHAAGRGLMREALGLAVGHAFAADGLALHRLEANIQPGNTASIALVRALGFRLEGLSPDFLHVDGAWRDHERWALTAEMPCPGAPHRTG; encoded by the coding sequence ATGCAATATTTCCCGTACCTCGTGGAGGGTGCCCGGATCGGGTTGCGGCCCTACCGGCCCACCGACGCGCAGGAGTTCACCGCCCGGACGCGCGAGAGCCGGGGGCTCCACCACCCCTGGCTGTCACCGCCCGCGACGGAGGAGGCCTACCAGGCGTACGCCGCCCCGCTGATCGCAGCCGCGGGCCGGGCCGGGTTCCTCGTGTGCGAGCGGGAGTCGGGAGCGATCGCGGGCTTCGTGAACGTCAACAACATCGTGCTCGGGGCCTTCCGCTGCGGCGCGCTCGGGTACGGGGCCTTCGCGCACGCGGCGGGCCGGGGTCTCATGCGCGAGGCGCTCGGCCTCGCCGTCGGCCACGCCTTCGCGGCGGACGGCCTGGCGCTGCACCGGCTGGAGGCCAATATCCAGCCGGGAAACACCGCCTCGATCGCCCTCGTCCGAGCGCTCGGCTTCCGCCTGGAGGGGCTGTCCCCGGACTTCCTCCACGTCGACGGCGCCTGGCGGGACCACGAACGCTGGGCGCTCACGGCCGAAATGCCGTGTCCCGGCGCCCCGCATCGCACAGGATGA
- a CDS encoding ABC transporter ATP-binding protein produces MRTATAPGDGGGVAARVVDAVKVYGRGDTEVRALDGLSVDFPAGRFTAIMGPSGSGKSTLMHCAAGLDTLTSGSAAIGGTDLGALDDRALTLLRRERVGFVFQAFNLIPTLTVAENITLPQDLAGSRPDAAWLDGLIDVVGLRDRLHHRPAELSGGQQQRVAVARALAGSPDVVFADEPTGNLDSRSGEEVLGLLGRAVRAMNRTVVMVTHDPVAAAHADEVVFLADGRLVDRMAGPTADRVLDRLKSFDSRPLTAAVPGEAS; encoded by the coding sequence ATGAGGACCGCCACCGCGCCGGGCGACGGCGGTGGCGTCGCCGCCCGGGTCGTCGATGCCGTGAAGGTCTACGGCCGGGGCGACACCGAGGTACGGGCCCTGGACGGGCTGAGCGTCGACTTCCCGGCCGGCCGCTTCACCGCGATCATGGGACCGTCCGGTTCCGGCAAGTCCACCCTGATGCACTGCGCCGCCGGTCTCGACACCCTCACCTCCGGATCCGCCGCCATCGGCGGTACGGATCTCGGCGCACTCGACGACCGCGCGCTCACCCTGCTGCGCCGCGAGCGCGTCGGCTTCGTCTTCCAGGCCTTCAACCTGATCCCCACCCTCACCGTCGCCGAGAACATCACGCTCCCGCAGGACCTCGCGGGCAGCCGCCCGGACGCGGCCTGGCTGGACGGCCTCATCGACGTCGTCGGACTGCGCGACCGGCTGCACCACCGGCCCGCCGAACTCTCCGGCGGCCAGCAGCAGCGCGTGGCGGTGGCCCGCGCCCTCGCCGGCAGCCCCGATGTCGTCTTCGCCGACGAGCCGACCGGCAACCTCGACTCCCGTTCGGGCGAGGAGGTGCTCGGGCTGCTGGGCCGGGCGGTGCGCGCGATGAACCGTACGGTCGTCATGGTCACCCACGATCCGGTGGCGGCCGCCCACGCCGACGAGGTCGTCTTCCTCGCCGACGGGCGGCTGGTCGACCGGATGGCGGGTCCCACCGCGGACCGGGTCCTGGACCGGCTGAAGTCCTTCGACTCCCGCCCCTTGACGGCGGCCGTCCCGGGGGAGGCGTCATGA
- a CDS encoding response regulator transcription factor: MIRVLLADDQLLVRAGFRALLDAQPDIEVAGEAADGDEAVRLVRELRPDVVLMDIRMPVCDGLAATRRITGDAALAEVRVVMLTTFELDEYVFEALRSGASGFLVKDTEPEELLRAVRAVVGGDALLSPGVTRRLIEEFAARSKQPAADGAGLGLDRLTEREREVMALVGLGLSNDEIARRLVVSPLTAKTHVSRTMVKLGARDRAQLVVLAYESGLVRPGWLG, encoded by the coding sequence GTGATCCGCGTTCTGCTCGCAGACGACCAGCTCCTCGTCCGGGCGGGGTTCCGGGCCCTGCTCGACGCGCAGCCGGACATCGAGGTGGCGGGAGAGGCCGCCGACGGCGACGAGGCCGTCCGCCTGGTGCGCGAGCTGCGCCCGGACGTGGTCCTGATGGACATCCGGATGCCGGTCTGCGACGGGCTCGCCGCCACCCGGCGGATCACCGGGGACGCGGCGCTGGCCGAAGTCCGGGTGGTCATGCTCACCACCTTCGAGCTCGACGAGTACGTCTTCGAGGCCCTGCGGTCCGGAGCCTCGGGCTTCCTCGTCAAGGACACCGAACCGGAGGAACTGCTGCGGGCGGTCCGGGCGGTGGTGGGCGGTGACGCGCTGCTGTCCCCGGGTGTCACGCGCCGCCTGATCGAGGAGTTCGCGGCCCGCTCCAAGCAGCCCGCCGCCGACGGGGCGGGCCTGGGCCTGGACCGGCTCACCGAGCGGGAGCGCGAGGTGATGGCCCTGGTGGGCCTCGGCCTGTCCAATGACGAGATCGCCCGGCGCCTGGTCGTCAGCCCGCTGACCGCGAAGACCCACGTGAGCCGGACCATGGTGAAGCTCGGCGCCCGCGACCGCGCCCAGCTGGTCGTCCTGGCCTACGAATCGGGCCTGGTCCGACCCGGCTGGCTCGGCTGA
- a CDS encoding DinB family protein, which yields MSDVIRRGQLFDGEESEGRFTGPTTGDERAMLVDMLGAQRATLRLKCADLGPELAERSVEPSTLSLLGLVRHLADVERRWFRQVLDGQEVAHRFSSAATPDGDFDGAVAAPGVIREAWEAWDAEVEFAEAFTRRAPDLEVSGKDVWRGEVSLRWVLIHMIEEYARHNGHADLLRERIDGAIGV from the coding sequence ATGAGTGACGTGATCAGAAGAGGTCAGCTCTTCGACGGGGAAGAGTCCGAAGGCCGGTTCACGGGGCCGACGACGGGCGACGAACGAGCGATGCTCGTCGACATGCTGGGGGCGCAGCGCGCGACGCTCAGGCTCAAGTGCGCCGACCTGGGGCCCGAGTTGGCCGAGCGGTCGGTGGAGCCGTCCACGCTGTCGCTGCTGGGCCTGGTGCGCCACCTCGCGGACGTGGAGCGCCGCTGGTTCCGCCAGGTGCTGGACGGGCAGGAGGTCGCGCACCGGTTCTCGTCCGCGGCCACCCCCGACGGGGACTTCGACGGCGCGGTGGCCGCGCCCGGGGTGATCCGGGAAGCCTGGGAGGCGTGGGACGCGGAGGTGGAGTTCGCCGAGGCGTTCACGCGGCGGGCGCCGGACCTGGAGGTGTCCGGGAAGGACGTGTGGCGGGGCGAGGTCTCGCTGCGCTGGGTGCTGATCCACATGATCGAGGAGTACGCGCGGCACAACGGCCACGCGGACCTGCTGCGCGAGCGGATCGACGGCGCGATCGGGGTCTGA
- a CDS encoding sensor histidine kinase: MAEQRERPGVPPWQRWVERTGRGPAWRSSLLVAVFAQVGSGWAAQQQSGRVALDGFARLLLLLGPLLLVWRHRYPVAVAYGVSAVTLVYIGAGFPYGPVFISLALACFAAVIAGRRRAAWGAVGLLWAGHLAIGHLLYRRLPPAGDGPAPWAQEILVTAWVLAILAVSELVRIRREQWALARAERAAAEKRRANEERLRIARELHDVLAHSISVINVQAGVGLALLDSDPEQARSALTTIKAASKEALGEVRQVLDTLRTPGDGDAPRAPAPGLDRLPELVEQAAAAGLSVDIATVGDVRAPAPGADLAAFRIVQEALTNVVRHSGSRTARVRLSWRPRLLELRVDDDGPATGGPAGGSGNGLVGMRERAAALGGTIEAGPRPDGGFRVVARLPLRAEAESESEVRAAAEPEADPGAVPKAVPKPVPKAAPPQEDP, translated from the coding sequence ATGGCAGAGCAGCGCGAGCGCCCGGGGGTTCCTCCCTGGCAGCGATGGGTGGAGCGGACCGGGCGGGGCCCGGCCTGGCGCTCCTCGCTGCTCGTGGCCGTCTTCGCGCAGGTCGGCTCGGGCTGGGCCGCGCAGCAGCAGAGCGGGCGGGTGGCGCTGGACGGCTTCGCGCGGCTCCTGCTGCTGCTCGGGCCACTGCTCCTCGTGTGGCGGCACCGGTACCCGGTGGCCGTGGCGTACGGGGTCAGCGCCGTCACCCTGGTGTACATCGGCGCCGGCTTCCCGTACGGCCCGGTGTTCATCAGCCTGGCCCTGGCCTGCTTCGCCGCCGTCATCGCCGGACGGCGAAGAGCCGCCTGGGGGGCCGTCGGGCTGCTCTGGGCCGGTCACCTGGCCATCGGGCACCTGCTCTACCGCCGCCTCCCGCCCGCCGGGGACGGCCCGGCGCCCTGGGCGCAGGAAATACTCGTCACCGCGTGGGTGCTCGCCATCCTCGCCGTCTCCGAGCTCGTCCGCATACGCCGGGAGCAGTGGGCGCTGGCCCGGGCCGAGCGGGCGGCGGCCGAGAAGCGCCGGGCGAACGAGGAGCGGCTGCGCATCGCCCGCGAACTGCACGACGTCCTCGCCCACAGCATCTCGGTGATCAACGTCCAGGCGGGGGTGGGGCTCGCCCTGCTCGACTCCGACCCCGAGCAGGCCCGTTCGGCGCTGACCACCATCAAGGCGGCCAGCAAGGAAGCGCTGGGCGAGGTCCGGCAGGTCCTCGACACCCTGCGCACGCCCGGTGACGGCGACGCACCGCGCGCGCCCGCCCCCGGTCTCGACCGGCTCCCCGAACTGGTCGAGCAGGCCGCCGCGGCCGGGCTGAGCGTCGACATCGCGACGGTCGGGGACGTGCGGGCGCCCGCGCCCGGGGCGGATCTGGCCGCCTTCCGCATCGTGCAGGAGGCGCTGACCAACGTCGTGCGGCACTCCGGGTCGCGCACCGCCCGCGTCCGCCTCTCCTGGCGGCCCCGCCTCCTGGAGCTGCGCGTGGACGACGACGGGCCGGCCACGGGCGGTCCGGCGGGCGGCAGCGGCAACGGGCTCGTGGGCATGCGCGAGCGGGCCGCGGCCCTCGGCGGCACCATCGAGGCCGGCCCGCGCCCCGACGGCGGCTTCCGCGTGGTCGCCCGGCTCCCGTTGCGGGCCGAGGCGGAGTCCGAGTCCGAGGTCCGGGCCGCGGCGGAACCGGAGGCCGACCCCGGCGCCGTACCGAAGGCCGTTCCGAAGCCCGTTCCGAAGGCCGCCCCGCCCCAGGAGGATCCGTGA
- a CDS encoding DUF5107 domain-containing protein: MATTVRRSVLTLPAAPLGPENPLPALRASGGVHTLDDRSREGLPRDMARQIGYEPLRSLLPVRIRDGYQRQRTERDFETIVIENEHLRATVLPGLGGRIHSLVHLPTGRELLYRNPVFQPANFALNGAWFSGGIEWNLGATGHTTLSCAPLHAALVPAPDGGVMVRLWEWERLRDLPFQVDLWLPEDSEFLYVGVRVRNPHERPAPVYWWSNIAVPEDAGTRVLAPADEAWHFGYERSLRRIPVPGWEGADRTYPLRSTYPADFFYEVDAGTRPWIASLDAEGRGLVQTSTARLRGRKLFVWGAGEGGRRWQEWLTEPGTGGYAEIQAGLARTQLEHVRLEAGAEFSWLEAYGALSADPAAVHGDDWAAARAAAGTALEAALPGPAVDAVYEAWRGHADTEPGERLAAGSGWGALEVLCGGHKLPGTPFAEDTLDEDQAPWLELWRTGVFPAPRRVAPPGPSLVAPHWRDMLETAPADPLTEYHLGVAQWHAGDIAQAVRSWERGLALAPSRWPLLRCLAVADDLAGDPARAARWYAEAFEDLAQESRGGESWLAAESALGREALASLLAAGLLPQARSVWDGLRPALREEGRFRLSAARLLVAEGHVRAARRVFEEGFELPDLREGEETLAEVWSTLTDCPLPAAYNFRMRPPGDQAGD; encoded by the coding sequence ATGGCCACCACCGTCCGCCGCTCCGTACTGACCCTTCCCGCAGCCCCGTTGGGTCCCGAGAACCCACTGCCCGCCCTCCGCGCGTCCGGCGGGGTGCACACGCTCGACGACCGGTCCCGCGAGGGCCTGCCGCGCGACATGGCACGCCAGATCGGGTACGAGCCGCTGCGCTCGCTGCTGCCCGTCCGGATCCGGGACGGATACCAACGGCAGCGCACCGAGCGGGACTTCGAGACGATCGTCATCGAGAACGAACACCTGCGCGCCACCGTCCTGCCCGGACTCGGTGGCCGGATCCATTCGCTCGTCCACCTTCCCACCGGACGCGAACTGCTTTACCGCAACCCGGTGTTCCAGCCCGCGAACTTCGCGCTGAACGGCGCCTGGTTCTCCGGTGGCATCGAGTGGAACCTCGGTGCCACCGGCCACACCACCCTGTCCTGCGCCCCGCTGCACGCCGCGCTCGTCCCGGCGCCCGACGGGGGAGTCATGGTCCGGCTCTGGGAGTGGGAGCGGCTGCGCGACCTGCCCTTCCAGGTGGACCTGTGGCTGCCCGAGGACTCGGAGTTCCTCTATGTCGGCGTCCGCGTGCGCAATCCGCACGAGCGGCCCGCGCCCGTCTACTGGTGGTCCAACATCGCCGTGCCCGAGGACGCCGGCACCCGCGTCCTGGCCCCGGCCGACGAGGCCTGGCACTTCGGATACGAGCGCTCCCTGCGGCGGATCCCCGTCCCCGGATGGGAGGGCGCCGACCGCACGTACCCGCTGCGCAGCACGTACCCCGCCGACTTCTTCTACGAGGTCGACGCCGGGACCCGGCCCTGGATCGCCTCCCTCGACGCCGAAGGGCGGGGGCTCGTCCAGACCTCGACGGCCCGGCTGCGCGGCCGCAAGCTCTTCGTCTGGGGCGCGGGCGAGGGCGGCCGGCGCTGGCAGGAGTGGCTGACCGAGCCCGGCACGGGCGGGTACGCGGAGATCCAGGCCGGGCTCGCCCGGACCCAGCTGGAGCACGTACGCCTGGAGGCGGGGGCGGAGTTCAGCTGGCTGGAGGCCTACGGGGCCCTGTCCGCGGACCCGGCGGCCGTGCACGGGGACGACTGGGCGGCGGCCCGCGCCGCGGCCGGCACGGCACTGGAGGCCGCGCTGCCCGGACCGGCCGTGGACGCAGTGTACGAGGCGTGGCGCGGGCACGCCGACACCGAACCGGGGGAGCGGCTGGCCGCCGGCTCCGGCTGGGGCGCGCTGGAGGTCCTGTGCGGGGGCCACAAACTGCCCGGCACCCCCTTCGCCGAGGACACCCTCGACGAGGACCAGGCGCCCTGGCTGGAGCTGTGGCGCACCGGCGTCTTCCCCGCCCCGCGCCGGGTGGCTCCGCCCGGTCCGAGCCTGGTCGCCCCGCACTGGCGGGACATGCTGGAGACGGCCCCGGCGGACCCGCTGACCGAGTACCACCTCGGGGTCGCCCAGTGGCACGCGGGGGACATCGCCCAGGCGGTGCGCAGCTGGGAGCGCGGGCTGGCGCTGGCCCCCTCGCGGTGGCCGCTGCTGAGGTGCCTGGCGGTCGCCGACGACCTGGCCGGGGACCCGGCCCGGGCGGCCCGCTGGTACGCCGAGGCCTTCGAAGACCTGGCCCAGGAGAGCCGGGGCGGCGAGAGTTGGCTGGCCGCCGAATCGGCGCTGGGCCGGGAGGCACTGGCGTCCCTGCTGGCGGCCGGACTGCTGCCGCAGGCCCGCTCCGTGTGGGACGGGCTGCGCCCCGCCCTGCGCGAGGAGGGCCGCTTCCGCCTGTCGGCGGCCCGGCTGCTCGTGGCGGAGGGCCATGTGCGCGCGGCCCGGCGGGTCTTCGAAGAGGGCTTCGAACTGCCCGACCTCCGCGAGGGCGAGGAGACCCTCGCCGAGGTCTGGTCCACCCTCACGGACTGCCCGCTGCCGGCCGCGTACAACTTCCGGATGCGCCCGCCGGGGGACCAGGCGGGGGACTGA
- a CDS encoding DUF1877 family protein: MSIYLHFRAVAESEIVDDHTWLAAFMSEAWEDSGAECAAGIAHSINKSWEAVNDLFSAAGAFHADAEESWNLPIYGGRPVPHRADADPSDPPLMLLEPAGVSQAARFLTTVSFDELWNVFGARSDDLGWDRQEYLEHHRGLKEFYGQAASAGHAVVKAVWA, encoded by the coding sequence GTGAGCATCTACCTGCACTTTCGTGCCGTGGCTGAGTCCGAGATCGTGGACGACCACACCTGGCTCGCCGCGTTCATGTCCGAGGCTTGGGAAGACAGCGGCGCCGAGTGCGCAGCGGGCATCGCCCACTCGATCAACAAGAGCTGGGAGGCTGTCAACGACCTCTTTTCCGCAGCCGGTGCCTTCCATGCGGACGCCGAAGAGTCCTGGAACCTGCCGATCTACGGCGGCCGCCCTGTGCCCCACAGGGCTGACGCCGACCCCTCCGATCCCCCGCTGATGCTTCTGGAGCCGGCCGGGGTGTCACAGGCCGCACGTTTCCTTACGACTGTCTCCTTCGACGAGCTGTGGAACGTTTTCGGTGCCAGGTCCGATGACCTCGGCTGGGACAGGCAGGAGTACCTCGAACACCATCGGGGCCTCAAAGAGTTCTATGGGCAGGCGGCTTCGGCAGGCCACGCCGTGGTCAAAGCGGTGTGGGCTTGA
- a CDS encoding arginase family protein, whose amino-acid sequence MRTLVLLDAPSNLGLRPPAPGVVPGVYKLAGALREQGLLARLGAREGGVVVPPRYDRGDWKEGDGVFHAGPLAAYTVALADRIEDHLRSGEFPVVLGGDCSIQLGASLAMRRLGRYGIAAIDGSADFRHPGNEAVNGPVGAAGGEELALATGRGQADLADLEGLGPYVRDEDVRLFGLRDGDPDLPELRAAGIFAATVGAIRDRGAGPVARTALTGLQPPATAGFWLHLDADVLDPSVMPAVDSPDPGGLIPDELAELLGVLISSPRCVGLNVTIYDPDLDPDGRAGALLADLVAGAFA is encoded by the coding sequence ATGCGAACCCTCGTGCTCCTCGACGCACCGTCCAACCTAGGGCTCCGCCCCCCGGCCCCGGGCGTTGTCCCAGGCGTCTACAAACTGGCCGGGGCCCTGCGGGAACAGGGCCTGCTGGCGCGGCTCGGCGCGCGCGAGGGCGGGGTGGTCGTCCCGCCGCGCTACGACCGCGGGGACTGGAAGGAGGGCGACGGGGTGTTCCACGCCGGGCCGCTGGCCGCCTACACCGTCGCCCTCGCCGACCGGATCGAGGACCACTTGCGCTCCGGGGAGTTCCCCGTCGTGCTCGGCGGCGACTGCTCCATCCAGCTCGGCGCCTCCCTGGCCATGCGGCGCCTCGGGCGGTACGGCATCGCCGCGATCGACGGCTCCGCCGACTTCCGCCACCCCGGCAACGAGGCCGTGAACGGGCCCGTCGGGGCGGCCGGCGGCGAGGAGCTGGCGCTCGCCACCGGCCGCGGCCAGGCGGACCTAGCGGACCTGGAGGGCCTCGGGCCCTACGTGCGCGACGAGGACGTCCGGCTCTTCGGGCTGCGCGACGGGGACCCGGACCTGCCCGAACTGCGCGCCGCAGGGATCTTCGCCGCCACGGTGGGGGCGATCCGCGACCGCGGCGCCGGGCCGGTGGCCCGTACCGCCCTGACGGGACTGCAGCCTCCGGCCACCGCCGGGTTCTGGCTCCACCTGGACGCCGACGTACTGGACCCGTCCGTGATGCCGGCCGTCGACAGCCCGGATCCCGGGGGTCTGATCCCCGACGAACTCGCCGAACTGCTCGGCGTGTTGATCAGCTCTCCGCGCTGCGTCGGACTCAACGTCACCATCTACGACCCGGACCTGGACCCGGACGGGCGCGCGGGCGCGCTGCTCGCCGACCTGGTGGCCGGGGCGTTCGCGTAG